In Kordia antarctica, the following proteins share a genomic window:
- a CDS encoding thioredoxin family protein: MKKTLSSIFILLAITTTVNAQNWNTNFQEATAKAAKESKNIILVFSGSDWCAPCIKLEQSIFQSEAFKTFSATDYILVRADFPKRKKNKLSDSQQEQNNELAAMYNPNGYFPLVVVLNAEGKVLGKTGYKNTTPEDYISVLASFTK; encoded by the coding sequence ATGAAAAAAACCCTATCAAGCATATTTATTCTTTTGGCGATCACAACCACAGTTAACGCTCAAAATTGGAATACAAACTTTCAAGAAGCAACAGCAAAAGCTGCCAAAGAAAGTAAAAATATCATTTTGGTTTTTTCGGGTTCAGATTGGTGCGCACCTTGCATCAAACTAGAACAATCCATCTTTCAATCGGAAGCATTTAAAACATTTTCGGCGACTGATTATATTTTGGTCAGAGCCGATTTTCCCAAAAGGAAAAAGAATAAACTATCAGATTCACAACAAGAACAGAACAATGAATTAGCCGCAATGTACAATCCAAACGGCTACTTTCCGTTGGTAGTGGTTTTGAATGCGGAAGGAAAAGTATTGGGCAAAACTGGATATAAAAATACAACACCTGAAGATTATATTTCGGTATTAGCATCTTTCACTAAATAG
- a CDS encoding Crp/Fnr family transcriptional regulator — translation MTDHSLLHNKFSFSNQDLIQGLPKSIVTILEANTKTIQFLAGTTIFQEGESPTGIFRVKKGKVKKFTTTNFGTQHLFYICREDEYLGYHALLSEELYADTATALTASEIEYIPKKDFLKAIDASHLLSQRLLRSLSHEFGVFINATKLLAKYTVRERSALNLLILEDKFRLASEVEVEIKINRDDLSNMVGTAKESLVRMLKDFKDEKLISTNGRSIFIKDYEGLLKVSNSV, via the coding sequence ATGACAGATCATTCATTGTTACATAACAAATTCAGCTTTAGCAATCAAGATTTGATTCAAGGATTGCCAAAATCGATCGTAACTATTTTGGAAGCGAATACGAAAACGATTCAGTTTTTAGCAGGAACTACAATCTTTCAAGAAGGAGAATCGCCCACAGGCATATTTAGAGTTAAAAAAGGAAAAGTCAAAAAATTTACGACGACTAATTTTGGTACACAACATTTATTTTACATCTGTAGAGAAGACGAATATTTAGGCTATCATGCACTTTTGAGCGAAGAATTATACGCAGATACCGCAACAGCATTGACAGCTAGTGAAATTGAATACATTCCAAAAAAAGACTTTTTGAAAGCAATTGATGCATCACATTTGTTATCGCAACGCTTGTTAAGAAGTCTGAGTCATGAATTTGGTGTATTCATAAATGCTACAAAATTATTGGCAAAATATACTGTGAGAGAACGTTCTGCCTTAAATCTTTTAATTTTGGAAGATAAATTTCGATTAGCTTCCGAAGTTGAAGTCGAAATAAAAATCAATCGAGATGATTTGTCAAATATGGTTGGCACGGCAAAAGAATCGTTGGTTCGCATGCTAAAAGATTTTAAAGACGAAAAATTGATTTCAACCAATGGCAGAAGCATCTTTATCAAAGATTATGAAGGTTTATTAAAAGTTTCGAATAGTGTGTGA
- a CDS encoding efflux RND transporter periplasmic adaptor subunit: MQRILYKITFLSLLFSLYNCGNKESQTTQNEVQETANNFIKISQAQFEQNKMTLGNLEEKQFPTIINVNGMIDVPPENKAVVSATMGGYIKNMPLLVGDKIKKGQLLATIENPEFVTLQQEYMEVNAQLTYLKSEFERQKTMVAEKITSQKSFLKAESDYKTAVATYNGLRQQLRMLNISPATVEKGTMVSVATIYAPISGSITKVNVTKGTYVSPAMSILEIIDNDHIHLELSVFEKDIMNVKKGQQIDFKIPEATKEIFKAEVHLVGTSIEQNRTIKVHGHIEDDENHNFLTGMFIDANIITNTTLAKAIPSEAIVVVDEVSYVLVLDKKEGKTYYFIQKEVVVDASYNGYSIIKNSEAFTSNTQFLTKGAFNLLGE; this comes from the coding sequence ATGCAACGTATATTATATAAAATTACCTTTTTAAGCCTTCTTTTTTCACTGTATAATTGTGGAAATAAAGAAAGTCAAACTACTCAAAATGAAGTGCAAGAAACTGCGAATAATTTCATTAAAATTTCTCAGGCACAATTTGAACAAAATAAAATGACTTTAGGAAATCTGGAAGAAAAACAGTTTCCAACTATTATAAATGTCAACGGAATGATTGATGTTCCGCCAGAAAATAAAGCTGTTGTGAGTGCAACTATGGGCGGATATATTAAAAATATGCCGTTGCTTGTTGGCGATAAAATTAAAAAAGGACAACTGTTAGCAACGATTGAAAATCCTGAGTTTGTGACTTTACAACAAGAATACATGGAAGTGAACGCACAATTGACGTATTTGAAGTCAGAATTTGAGCGACAAAAAACAATGGTTGCAGAAAAAATTACCTCACAAAAAAGTTTTTTGAAAGCTGAAAGTGATTACAAAACTGCCGTTGCAACGTATAATGGTTTGCGACAACAATTGCGTATGCTGAACATTTCGCCTGCAACTGTTGAAAAAGGAACGATGGTTTCTGTAGCAACAATTTACGCACCAATTTCTGGAAGTATTACCAAAGTAAATGTGACGAAAGGAACGTATGTTTCTCCGGCAATGTCAATTTTAGAAATTATTGATAATGATCATATTCACTTAGAACTTTCGGTGTTTGAAAAAGATATTATGAATGTCAAAAAAGGGCAACAAATCGATTTTAAAATTCCTGAAGCAACGAAAGAAATATTCAAAGCAGAAGTACATTTGGTAGGAACTTCCATTGAACAAAACCGAACGATAAAAGTGCATGGACATATTGAAGATGATGAAAATCACAATTTCCTTACGGGAATGTTTATAGATGCAAATATCATTACAAATACTACGTTGGCAAAAGCAATTCCGAGTGAAGCAATTGTGGTGGTAGACGAAGTTTCGTATGTGTTAGTTTTAGATAAGAAAGAAGGTAAAACCTATTATTTCATTCAAAAAGAAGTTGTTGTTGATGCAAGTTATAATGGATATTCAATTATTAAAAATTCAGAAGCTTTTACTTCAAACACACAATTTTTAACCAAAGGTGCTTTTAATTTATTGGGCGAATAA
- a CDS encoding CusA/CzcA family heavy metal efflux RND transporter: MLSQIINFSIKNKFIVLLFTTFIIGFGLYSLSQIPIGAVPDVTNNQVQVITTSRNLSTQDMEQFITYPVELEMANLPGVQEIRSVSKFGLSVVTIVFDDNMGTYLPRQLIAEKIKSASEKIPKGFGTPEMGPITTGLGEIYQYILDVKPEYKDNYTAQDLRTIQDWIVKRQLSGIPGVVEVNTWGGFLKQYEVAINTEKLNAMNITARDVFTALEMNNSVSGGGYIEKVNQAFFIRGEGLIASMEDIKNIVVKNEDGIPIYIKDVATVGFGNAMRFGAITGNGEGEKVMGQVMMLKDANSKKVIDAVKERVASISKSLPKGVYINAFLDRSELIAKTTFTVTENLILGCLIVIFVVVLLLGNFRSGLVVASVIPLCLLFALSLMYIFGVDANLMSLGAIDFGIIIDGAVIIVEFIAFQITQKKDEILALAKNEQQAFKDKITFMGASKMMNSAIFGQLIILIVFIPILSLSGVEGKMFKPMALTFNFALIGAMLLCFTYVPVVASMFLKPSKATDKNISIRLMKWLNRMYEPVIHWALQSKKLVLGIAIALLTFSVYLYSTMGGEFVPTLDEGDFVIQPILKTGTSLSKTVEITTEIEKILLKQFPEVKQVVTRIGAAEVPTDPMSMEESDVIIVLKPKGEWTSASSKDELADKFKEALTVISGMEVEFTQPIEMRFNELITGVRADIAIKIFGEDLDMLTKKGNEIGELIQNVSGAADISVEKIAGLPEMNIQYNRSKIARYGLNIQDLNEMVSMGFAGKTVGNVFEGEKRFDLVVRLDKQKRKDIDDLKNLYVDLPSGGKIPLSELAEISYQKGAAKISRDDTRRRIVVGINVRNRDLQSVVDDVQKLINENIKLPVGYSITYGGQFENLQSAKSRLMIAVPIALILIFVLLYFAFKSVKEALIIYSAIPLAAVGGVLLLWMRDLPFSISAGVGFIALFGIAVLNGIVLIEHFKELKKEGFETMEALIKQGTKDRLRAVLLTASAAALGFLPMAISTNAGAEVQRPLATVVIGGLFTATLLTLIVLPVLYAIFNRSEVTQRKSESGNSKKIIGVLLLFCSMSVFGQTSKEATLDDLISMAIENNAGLKANELQVEQSAETINSAFSFDKTQIYYEFDQNNLAVNNEPLRVFGIQQDFRFPTVYFSQKKVYQAQNEIASSTFEIQKKGMERKVTTRFYEYQIASEKATLYKRLDSLYTDFSSIAKRRFELGETNYLEKITAASKQKQIQLNYEEAKKNVNLAHHELLNLVQLKDTFLIIKKSLLKVNIRALAIKNTAEVDYYQKRIALFQAERRFEKQQLLPDISLNYFQGSNSQLNTNLYGYQIGLKIPILFGGQSSKIKAAKMAEEVAIAESDEYEIQLKAKFDALQIQVAQLQKTLTYYEKEGAALSDEILKTANGSFKNGEIDFYQYIQSLESAYEIKLDYLDKLDQYNQTVIAINYLTL, from the coding sequence ATGCTATCACAAATCATCAATTTCAGTATAAAGAACAAATTCATTGTTTTACTATTTACGACCTTTATCATCGGATTTGGGTTGTATTCACTATCGCAAATTCCTATTGGAGCAGTTCCCGATGTGACTAACAATCAAGTACAAGTCATCACCACATCTCGGAATCTTTCTACACAAGATATGGAGCAATTCATCACATATCCTGTAGAATTAGAAATGGCAAACTTGCCTGGCGTACAAGAAATACGTTCCGTTTCTAAATTTGGTTTATCAGTCGTCACGATTGTCTTTGATGACAACATGGGAACGTATTTGCCACGACAACTCATTGCGGAAAAAATAAAATCAGCTTCCGAAAAAATTCCAAAAGGCTTTGGAACGCCCGAAATGGGGCCGATTACAACTGGTTTGGGTGAGATTTACCAATACATTCTCGATGTAAAACCCGAATACAAAGACAACTATACCGCACAAGATTTACGAACCATTCAAGATTGGATAGTAAAACGACAACTTTCTGGAATTCCTGGAGTTGTAGAAGTAAATACTTGGGGCGGATTTTTAAAACAATATGAAGTCGCTATCAATACTGAAAAACTAAACGCTATGAATATTACGGCGCGCGATGTTTTTACGGCATTAGAAATGAACAATAGTGTTTCTGGCGGCGGTTACATAGAAAAAGTCAATCAAGCATTTTTTATTCGTGGTGAAGGATTGATTGCTTCTATGGAAGACATCAAAAATATTGTGGTTAAAAATGAAGATGGAATTCCTATCTACATAAAAGATGTTGCAACTGTAGGTTTTGGAAATGCAATGCGTTTTGGCGCAATCACAGGAAATGGCGAAGGCGAAAAAGTAATGGGACAAGTCATGATGCTGAAAGACGCGAATTCCAAAAAAGTAATTGATGCGGTAAAAGAACGTGTCGCTTCCATCTCAAAATCGTTGCCAAAAGGAGTGTATATCAATGCTTTTCTCGATCGAAGTGAACTCATCGCAAAAACGACGTTTACAGTCACGGAAAACTTAATATTAGGTTGCCTGATTGTTATTTTTGTGGTCGTATTGCTCCTAGGAAACTTCCGTTCAGGATTAGTGGTTGCTTCTGTAATTCCGTTATGTCTACTATTTGCATTGTCCTTAATGTACATTTTTGGAGTAGACGCGAATTTAATGAGTTTAGGCGCTATTGATTTCGGAATTATCATTGATGGCGCTGTGATAATTGTCGAATTCATTGCGTTTCAAATCACGCAGAAAAAAGATGAAATTCTAGCGTTAGCTAAAAACGAACAACAAGCTTTCAAAGACAAAATTACGTTTATGGGCGCATCCAAAATGATGAATTCAGCCATTTTTGGACAATTGATTATTCTAATCGTTTTCATTCCAATCTTATCACTAAGCGGCGTAGAAGGCAAAATGTTCAAACCAATGGCATTAACGTTTAATTTTGCGCTCATTGGCGCAATGTTACTCTGTTTTACGTATGTTCCTGTAGTGGCTTCAATGTTCTTAAAACCATCAAAAGCAACAGATAAAAACATTTCGATTCGCTTAATGAAATGGCTTAACAGAATGTATGAACCTGTAATACATTGGGCATTGCAAAGTAAAAAATTAGTCTTAGGAATTGCAATTGCATTGTTAACGTTTTCCGTGTATTTATACAGTACAATGGGCGGCGAATTTGTCCCAACATTAGATGAAGGCGATTTTGTAATTCAGCCAATTCTAAAAACGGGAACTTCACTCAGTAAAACGGTTGAAATCACGACCGAAATCGAGAAAATTCTATTAAAACAATTTCCAGAAGTCAAACAAGTGGTCACAAGAATTGGTGCTGCGGAAGTTCCAACAGATCCAATGTCGATGGAAGAAAGTGATGTAATTATTGTGTTGAAACCCAAAGGCGAATGGACATCTGCAAGTTCTAAAGATGAATTGGCTGATAAGTTTAAAGAAGCATTAACCGTAATTTCAGGAATGGAAGTCGAATTTACACAACCTATCGAAATGCGATTCAACGAATTAATTACAGGAGTTCGTGCAGATATTGCCATCAAAATTTTTGGTGAAGATTTGGATATGTTGACTAAAAAAGGAAACGAAATAGGCGAGTTGATTCAAAATGTTTCTGGTGCGGCAGATATTTCGGTAGAAAAAATTGCAGGATTGCCCGAAATGAACATTCAATACAATCGATCTAAAATTGCACGTTACGGATTAAATATTCAAGATTTAAACGAAATGGTTTCCATGGGATTTGCAGGAAAAACGGTTGGGAATGTTTTTGAAGGTGAAAAACGATTCGATCTAGTAGTTCGATTGGATAAACAGAAACGTAAAGACATTGACGATCTTAAAAATTTATATGTCGATTTGCCTTCTGGCGGAAAAATTCCGTTAAGCGAATTGGCTGAAATTAGCTATCAAAAAGGTGCTGCGAAAATATCTCGCGACGATACGCGGCGTAGAATTGTAGTAGGAATCAATGTGCGGAATCGAGATTTACAATCGGTTGTAGATGACGTGCAAAAACTCATCAATGAAAACATCAAATTACCTGTTGGCTATTCCATAACGTACGGCGGTCAATTTGAAAACTTACAAAGTGCCAAATCGAGACTTATGATTGCGGTACCAATTGCACTTATTTTAATATTTGTGCTATTGTATTTTGCTTTCAAATCCGTAAAAGAAGCATTAATCATCTATTCAGCCATTCCGTTAGCGGCAGTTGGCGGCGTATTATTACTTTGGATGCGCGATTTACCGTTTAGTATTTCGGCAGGTGTTGGATTTATTGCCCTTTTCGGGATTGCAGTATTGAACGGAATTGTATTAATAGAACATTTTAAAGAATTAAAAAAGGAAGGTTTTGAAACTATGGAAGCATTGATAAAACAAGGCACAAAAGACAGATTACGAGCCGTATTATTGACAGCTTCTGCGGCAGCTTTAGGATTTTTACCAATGGCGATTTCCACGAATGCAGGTGCAGAAGTACAACGTCCGTTAGCAACAGTTGTTATTGGCGGATTGTTCACAGCGACGTTATTAACATTGATCGTTTTGCCAGTATTGTACGCTATTTTCAATCGTTCGGAAGTGACTCAAAGGAAGTCAGAAAGTGGAAATTCTAAAAAGATAATCGGTGTGTTGCTATTATTTTGTTCGATGAGTGTTTTTGGGCAAACATCAAAAGAAGCCACATTGGATGATCTTATTTCGATGGCGATAGAAAATAATGCAGGATTAAAAGCCAATGAATTACAAGTGGAACAATCGGCAGAAACCATCAACAGTGCTTTTTCGTTTGATAAAACACAGATTTATTATGAGTTTGATCAGAATAATTTAGCCGTAAATAATGAACCGTTGCGCGTATTTGGAATTCAACAAGATTTTCGTTTTCCGACGGTTTATTTTTCTCAGAAAAAAGTATACCAAGCACAAAATGAAATCGCTTCAAGCACATTCGAAATTCAGAAAAAAGGTATGGAACGAAAAGTAACGACTCGTTTTTACGAATATCAAATCGCAAGCGAAAAAGCAACACTTTACAAACGGTTAGATAGTTTATACACAGATTTTTCCAGCATTGCAAAAAGGCGTTTTGAATTGGGCGAAACCAATTATCTGGAAAAAATAACAGCCGCTTCCAAACAAAAACAGATTCAGCTTAATTACGAAGAAGCTAAGAAAAATGTAAACTTGGCGCATCATGAATTATTGAATCTTGTGCAACTAAAAGACACGTTTTTGATCATAAAAAAATCATTACTCAAAGTAAACATTCGCGCGTTAGCGATAAAAAATACAGCTGAGGTTGATTATTATCAAAAAAGAATTGCGTTGTTTCAAGCGGAACGTCGTTTTGAAAAACAACAATTATTGCCAGATATTAGTCTAAATTATTTTCAAGGATCTAATTCACAACTCAATACAAATTTATACGGATATCAAATAGGTTTAAAAATCCCGATACTTTTTGGCGGACAATCTTCAAAGATAAAAGCGGCGAAAATGGCAGAAGAAGTTGCAATTGCTGAATCTGACGAATATGAAATTCAACTAAAAGCAAAATTTGATGCGCTTCAAATACAAGTTGCACAACTACAAAAAACCTTGACGTATTATGAAAAAGAAGGCGCGGCACTTTCTGACGAAATTCTAAAAACAGCCAACGGAAGTTTCAAAAATGGCGAAATTGATTTCTATCAATACATTCAGAGTTTGGAAAGCGCATATGAAATAAAATTAGACTATTTAGACAAGCTCGATCAATACAATCAAACCGTAATTGCAATTAATTATTTAACCTTATAA
- a CDS encoding AIR synthase related protein, which produces MSQEVSKRYAMRGVSASKEDVHNAIKNIDKGLFPQAFCKIVPDYLTNDEDYCLIMHADGAGTKSSLAYMYWKETGDLSVWKGIAQDALIMNIDDLLCVGATDNIMLSSTIGRNKNAIPGEVISAIINGSEELIKELKGFGVTIHSTGGETADVGDLVRTIIVDSTVTARMKRKDVIDNANIKAGDVIVGLASFGQATYEKSYNGGMGSNGLTSARHDVFDKYLAEKYPESFDNAVPSELVYSGKMKLTDAVADAPIDAGKLVLSPTRTYAPIIKNILDKYTSEDIHGMVHCSGGAQTKILHFVENLHIIKDNMFEIPPLFKLIQEQSNTDWKEMYQVFNCGHRMEIYVSPAIAEDIISISKSYNVDAQIVGRVEASDSKKLTISSMYGTFEY; this is translated from the coding sequence ATGAGTCAAGAAGTATCAAAACGATATGCAATGCGAGGCGTTTCGGCATCGAAAGAAGATGTACACAACGCGATCAAAAACATTGATAAAGGTTTATTTCCGCAAGCTTTCTGTAAAATTGTCCCTGATTATCTCACAAATGATGAAGATTATTGCTTGATCATGCATGCAGATGGCGCAGGAACAAAATCGTCGTTAGCGTATATGTACTGGAAAGAAACTGGCGATTTGTCGGTTTGGAAAGGAATTGCGCAAGATGCACTAATCATGAATATTGACGACTTATTATGTGTTGGCGCAACGGATAATATTATGTTGTCATCTACGATTGGAAGAAATAAAAACGCGATTCCAGGTGAAGTCATTTCGGCAATTATCAACGGAAGTGAAGAACTCATCAAAGAATTAAAAGGATTTGGCGTAACGATTCATTCCACAGGTGGAGAAACGGCTGATGTTGGCGATTTAGTTCGAACAATTATTGTAGATTCTACGGTAACGGCTCGTATGAAACGAAAAGACGTAATTGACAATGCAAACATAAAAGCGGGCGATGTCATTGTTGGTTTGGCTTCTTTTGGTCAGGCAACTTACGAAAAATCGTATAATGGTGGAATGGGAAGTAACGGATTAACGTCTGCGCGACATGATGTTTTTGACAAATACTTAGCCGAAAAATACCCTGAAAGTTTTGACAATGCAGTTCCGAGTGAGTTGGTATATTCTGGAAAAATGAAGTTGACTGATGCTGTTGCAGATGCCCCAATTGATGCTGGAAAGTTAGTGTTATCACCAACGCGGACGTACGCACCAATCATTAAAAATATTTTAGATAAATATACTTCAGAAGACATTCACGGAATGGTGCATTGTAGTGGTGGCGCACAAACCAAAATATTACACTTCGTGGAAAATCTACATATTATTAAAGACAATATGTTTGAAATTCCGCCGCTTTTCAAGCTAATTCAAGAGCAATCTAACACCGATTGGAAAGAAATGTATCAAGTATTCAACTGCGGACATCGTATGGAAATTTACGTTTCTCCAGCAATTGCTGAAGACATCATTTCCATTTCAAAATCGTACAATGTAGACGCACAAATTGTTGGTAGAGTAGAAGCTTCAGACAGTAAAAAATTGACGATTTCTAGTATGTATGGAACATTTGAATATTAG
- a CDS encoding MORN repeat-containing protein yields MKRFLLLFFGFLTMHASSQEVKTQKEILDIPNTDLVKDLNLKVGSGNVVPVSVSKATYKDIGFSFVGHKFQYMKDDYSLETRTFKDKKLVQSKTKYNYGNFMKPKGFTFNYIYDSDGNLSKRTSTSSDSDYVDETFYTYSNNKIKQVRETGTFSDGKKYDKIKDYVRNGTRISYDFENGTKEFELQNGLIHTEKTFNKSANKTYLYTYKYNPNDFLIDQDRESYQASYTLNDNNLIEKEVNKTYTQTFKYVYDKHGNWVIAYPLSTSNNKLYGSQFSYYIREIKYSNGDVTGSVNPDSDVVKTHVIKFRNELYNSLVEANVSFQKTANSSYLFQINSQQEARNTSSVFMGRSLLVFHKPTTQLYILEDFEDKPVGKDFKAKKASIDIKNGYWYKTQKGGVHVFRNDGTYIDKIAVYEFAPNNIDAIFQGENEPGKVVLEDYKNVKINTPYPVTLHRDYKPNGSDTMTENAKKLAKSLDAYSEALKGDCVNGDCKDGYGEQEYKDGKKADGFFKAGKPYGPIHTSEKKTGKSLLTIYKGSYRDQEGFSYEYNGSNLMTFTDASKNIGFYNDYKTKKTYKLNYSNGKIISKKELPYNNSTTCVVGNCSNGIGIYEYSNSTYMGTFKNGKRDGFGMLFFKSGGDYVGEFSNGNYHGLGTYTISEYDYYMGFYENGKANGQGVRYYAKDNYEAGNWIDGTLEGKTTTSNSSSSSSSSSSSTSTSTSTSSSSSSSTSIIFSDSQKSRILACKDNTECISRYITELYVEERKNISGDALIKKTTDYFHSLYIMNPKLAFDTLFKMDITLIDIKMLPQTVQTDLKARAQKVSDGYEEFKKSNGN; encoded by the coding sequence ATGAAACGTTTTCTACTCCTATTCTTTGGCTTTTTAACAATGCATGCTTCTTCACAAGAAGTGAAAACTCAAAAAGAAATTTTAGACATTCCAAATACAGATTTGGTCAAGGATCTTAATTTGAAAGTTGGAAGCGGAAACGTTGTTCCTGTAAGCGTTTCAAAAGCAACTTATAAAGATATTGGCTTTTCTTTTGTTGGACATAAGTTTCAGTATATGAAAGATGATTATAGCCTAGAAACACGCACGTTTAAAGATAAAAAACTGGTTCAAAGCAAAACCAAATATAATTACGGAAACTTCATGAAACCGAAAGGATTTACGTTTAACTATATCTATGATTCTGATGGAAATCTTTCAAAAAGAACAAGTACATCTTCTGATAGTGATTATGTTGATGAAACATTTTATACCTATTCCAACAATAAAATTAAACAAGTAAGAGAAACTGGCACATTTTCCGATGGAAAAAAGTATGATAAAATCAAAGATTATGTTCGTAATGGAACTCGTATTTCCTATGATTTTGAGAATGGAACAAAAGAGTTTGAACTACAAAATGGATTGATTCACACAGAAAAAACATTCAATAAAAGCGCTAATAAAACGTATTTGTATACATATAAATATAATCCGAATGATTTTTTGATCGATCAAGATAGAGAATCATATCAAGCTTCTTATACATTGAATGACAATAATTTGATTGAAAAAGAAGTGAATAAAACGTATACACAAACATTCAAATATGTATATGACAAACATGGAAATTGGGTGATTGCGTATCCGTTATCAACAAGTAACAATAAATTATATGGTTCGCAATTTTCTTATTATATCAGAGAGATAAAATATAGCAATGGCGATGTTACAGGAAGCGTAAACCCTGATAGTGACGTTGTAAAAACCCACGTTATAAAATTTCGTAATGAACTGTATAATAGTTTAGTAGAAGCGAATGTGAGTTTTCAAAAAACGGCAAATTCTAGTTATTTGTTTCAGATAAATAGTCAGCAAGAAGCTAGGAATACTTCTTCTGTTTTTATGGGAAGAAGTTTATTGGTATTTCACAAACCAACTACACAATTATATATTCTTGAAGATTTTGAAGATAAACCAGTAGGAAAAGATTTTAAAGCAAAAAAAGCTTCGATTGATATTAAAAATGGTTATTGGTATAAAACTCAAAAAGGTGGCGTTCATGTGTTTCGAAACGACGGAACGTATATTGATAAAATAGCTGTGTATGAGTTTGCTCCAAATAATATAGATGCTATTTTTCAGGGAGAAAACGAACCTGGGAAAGTCGTATTAGAAGATTACAAAAATGTAAAAATTAATACTCCATATCCTGTAACATTACATCGTGATTATAAACCAAACGGATCAGATACGATGACTGAGAACGCTAAAAAATTAGCCAAAAGTTTGGATGCATATTCCGAAGCTTTGAAAGGCGATTGTGTCAACGGAGATTGTAAAGATGGTTATGGAGAACAAGAATATAAAGATGGAAAGAAGGCAGATGGTTTTTTTAAGGCCGGAAAACCTTATGGTCCAATTCATACTTCGGAGAAAAAAACCGGTAAAAGTTTGCTTACTATTTATAAAGGTTCGTATCGGGATCAAGAAGGTTTCTCGTATGAATATAATGGTTCTAATTTGATGACTTTTACAGATGCATCTAAAAATATTGGTTTTTACAACGATTATAAAACGAAGAAAACCTACAAACTGAATTATAGCAATGGAAAAATAATTTCTAAAAAAGAGCTTCCATATAACAATTCAACTACGTGCGTCGTTGGAAATTGTAGCAACGGTATTGGAATTTATGAATATAGCAATTCTACCTACATGGGAACATTCAAAAACGGCAAAAGAGATGGTTTTGGAATGTTATTTTTTAAAAGTGGCGGCGATTATGTTGGCGAATTTTCTAATGGAAATTATCACGGATTAGGCACGTATACAATTTCTGAATATGATTATTATATGGGTTTTTATGAAAATGGAAAAGCCAACGGACAAGGCGTTCGGTATTATGCAAAAGATAATTACGAAGCTGGAAATTGGATTGATGGAACATTAGAAGGAAAGACGACAACTTCAAATTCATCTTCAAGTTCGAGTTCGAGTTCGAGTTCAACTTCAACTTCAACCTCAACTTCAAGTTCAAGTTCAAGTTCAACTTCAATCATTTTTTCTGATTCGCAAAAAAGCAGAATTTTAGCATGTAAAGATAATACAGAATGTATTTCAAGATATATTACAGAATTATATGTGGAAGAACGTAAAAATATATCTGGAGACGCATTAATTAAAAAAACAACCGATTATTTTCACAGTTTATACATCATGAATCCGAAGTTAGCTTTTGATACATTATTTAAGATGGATATTACGCTGATTGATATTAAAATGTTACCACAAACGGTTCAAACCGATTTAAAAGCGAGAGCACAAAAAGTTTCGGATGGTTATGAAGAGTTTAAGAAATCGAATGGGAATTAA
- a CDS encoding GNAT family N-acetyltransferase produces MVKQLDAFLTIRNGESDDFFSQFNGLENLENVILIYLEEKPIGCGAIKKYDAETVEIKRMYISQKYQGKNLGIVILEALEIWATELGNTRCILETGTMLPEAIRFYEKNNYQRIPNYDQYIGVAESVCFEKWL; encoded by the coding sequence TTGGTCAAACAACTAGATGCTTTTCTAACCATTAGAAACGGAGAAAGTGATGACTTTTTTAGTCAATTCAATGGATTGGAAAATTTGGAAAATGTCATTCTAATTTATTTGGAAGAAAAACCAATTGGTTGCGGCGCAATTAAAAAATACGATGCAGAAACTGTTGAGATAAAACGCATGTATATAAGTCAAAAATACCAAGGGAAAAATCTTGGAATTGTGATTTTAGAAGCGTTAGAAATTTGGGCAACCGAACTCGGAAATACACGTTGTATCTTAGAAACTGGAACAATGTTACCAGAAGCGATTCGTTTCTACGAAAAAAATAACTATCAACGCATTCCAAATTACGATCAATATATTGGTGTTGCTGAAAGTGTTTGTTTTGAGAAATGGTTGTAA